One genomic segment of Natrialbaceae archaeon AArc-T1-2 includes these proteins:
- a CDS encoding ribbon-helix-helix domain-containing protein, protein MTEYTTVSIPKDLADRVDETIEGTSFQSTSDLVRFLLRSIVIQHQQSGELTEAEFEEITEQLKGLGYLD, encoded by the coding sequence ATGACCGAGTACACGACCGTCTCGATCCCGAAAGACCTCGCTGATCGCGTCGACGAAACGATCGAGGGGACGAGCTTCCAGAGCACGAGTGACCTCGTGCGATTTCTCTTGCGGAGCATCGTCATCCAACATCAGCAATCGGGCGAACTCACCGAAGCGGAGTTCGAGGAGATCACAGAGCAGCTGAAAGGGCTCGGCTATCTCGACTGA
- the aglM gene encoding UDP-glucose 6-dehydrogenase AglM: MHVSIVGSGYVGTTVAACLADLGHDVVNVEVDEEIVETINAGEAPIHEAGLADRIDAHAGTRLRATTDYDAVAETDLTMLCLPTPQREDGSLDLAVMKAGVESLGDALAEKDGDHLVVVKSTVLPGTTEDVVGPIVADRSGKEVGEDLELAMNPEFLRMSTAVADFFEPDKVVLGTEREAAAATLRELYAPILDDDTHLVEPRIREAELIKYANNAFLAAKVSLVNELGNVAKAYGADAYEVLEAVGLDERISERFLRSGLGWGGSCFPKDVNALRAGAREQGYDPVLLDAVVAVNDEQPRRLVSLLGDHVDLEGARIAVLGLSFKPGTDDVRKSRALDVIEHLRERDATVVAYDPVAIENVRPDYPDLEYADSAIAALEGADGAVVATGWPEFDDLDVEGMARRVVVDGRRIGVDPADLEVYEGLTW; this comes from the coding sequence GGACCTGGGCCACGACGTCGTCAACGTCGAAGTAGACGAAGAGATCGTCGAGACGATCAACGCGGGCGAGGCCCCGATCCACGAGGCCGGCCTCGCCGACCGCATCGACGCACACGCAGGCACGCGGCTCCGGGCGACGACCGACTACGACGCCGTCGCCGAGACCGACCTCACAATGCTCTGTCTCCCGACGCCCCAGCGCGAGGACGGCAGCCTCGACCTCGCCGTGATGAAAGCGGGTGTCGAGTCGCTGGGCGACGCCCTCGCCGAGAAAGACGGCGACCACCTCGTCGTCGTCAAGAGCACCGTCCTGCCGGGTACCACCGAGGACGTCGTCGGTCCGATCGTCGCCGATCGGTCGGGCAAGGAGGTTGGCGAGGATCTCGAGCTGGCGATGAACCCCGAGTTCCTCCGGATGAGCACCGCCGTCGCCGACTTCTTCGAGCCGGACAAAGTGGTGCTTGGAACCGAACGCGAGGCGGCGGCCGCGACGCTTCGGGAGCTGTACGCGCCGATTCTCGACGACGACACCCACCTCGTCGAACCCCGGATTCGCGAGGCCGAGCTCATCAAGTACGCCAACAACGCCTTCCTCGCGGCGAAGGTGTCGCTGGTCAACGAACTCGGCAACGTCGCGAAAGCCTACGGGGCGGACGCCTACGAGGTGCTCGAGGCCGTCGGACTCGACGAGCGGATTTCAGAACGCTTTCTCAGGTCGGGACTGGGCTGGGGCGGCTCCTGTTTCCCGAAAGACGTCAACGCGCTTCGCGCGGGCGCACGAGAACAGGGCTACGATCCTGTCCTGCTCGATGCCGTCGTCGCGGTCAACGACGAGCAACCCCGCCGGCTCGTTTCCCTCCTCGGCGATCACGTCGACCTCGAGGGCGCACGGATCGCCGTCCTGGGCCTCTCGTTCAAACCCGGCACCGACGACGTCCGCAAATCGAGAGCGCTCGACGTGATCGAGCATCTCCGAGAGCGCGACGCGACCGTCGTCGCCTACGATCCCGTCGCGATCGAGAACGTCCGGCCCGACTACCCCGACCTCGAGTACGCCGACTCGGCAATCGCCGCTCTCGAGGGTGCAGACGGTGCGGTCGTCGCCACCGGCTGGCCGGAGTTCGACGACCTCGACGTCGAGGGGATGGCCCGCCGGGTCGTCGTCGACGGGCGACGAATCGGCGTCGATCCGGCCGACCTCGAGGTCTACGAGGGACTGACGTGGTGA
- the aglJ gene encoding S-layer glycoprotein N-glycosyltransferase AglJ: MEHDAIRADTEVLTMTDEPRDISPDDVCVLVPTLEEEATIGEVIDGFHEEGYTTVLVVDGDSEDATREIARERGAGVLVQSGSGKGQAVREAMEYVDLPYVLMVDGDGTYDPADAETMLEPLAEGYEHVIGNRFADMDDDAMRALNGFGNRVINRAFRFVHGAAFEDILSGYRAFTTDSFQRLSLSSDGFTIETELAVECVKNGIDTTVVPISYRARPEDSTTNLHPIWDGGTIALTLYSLAKTNNPLLYFGSVGVSGILSGTAIAAYVLYRYLQYGISHEVLAVVSAAGILLGVQLVMFGVLSDMIVTLHREQRQRLDRLRRETKRDRETNTNDRD; encoded by the coding sequence ATGGAGCATGACGCGATTCGCGCGGACACGGAGGTCCTCACCATGACCGACGAGCCGCGCGATATCTCTCCTGACGACGTCTGCGTTCTCGTTCCGACGCTCGAGGAGGAAGCGACCATCGGCGAGGTGATCGACGGCTTCCACGAGGAGGGGTATACGACCGTTCTCGTGGTCGACGGGGACTCCGAAGACGCTACTCGCGAGATCGCACGCGAGCGGGGTGCGGGCGTGCTGGTACAGTCGGGCTCGGGGAAAGGACAGGCCGTCCGGGAGGCCATGGAGTACGTCGATTTGCCGTACGTTCTGATGGTCGACGGCGACGGGACCTACGATCCGGCCGACGCCGAGACGATGCTCGAGCCGCTCGCCGAGGGGTACGAACACGTCATCGGTAATCGATTCGCGGACATGGACGACGACGCCATGCGCGCGCTCAATGGCTTCGGCAACCGGGTGATAAACCGCGCGTTTCGGTTCGTCCACGGCGCGGCCTTCGAGGACATCCTCTCGGGCTATCGGGCGTTTACGACCGACTCGTTTCAGCGGCTCTCGCTTTCGTCCGACGGATTCACGATCGAGACCGAACTCGCCGTCGAGTGTGTGAAAAACGGGATCGACACGACCGTCGTCCCGATCAGTTACCGCGCCCGGCCGGAGGACTCGACGACGAACCTGCACCCGATCTGGGACGGCGGGACGATCGCGCTCACGCTGTACTCGCTCGCGAAGACGAACAACCCGCTGCTTTACTTCGGCAGCGTCGGCGTCTCCGGTATCCTCTCGGGGACCGCGATCGCCGCCTACGTGCTCTACCGATACCTCCAGTACGGCATCAGCCACGAGGTGCTGGCCGTCGTCTCGGCGGCTGGAATCTTACTCGGCGTTCAGCTCGTGATGTTCGGCGTTCTCTCCGATATGATCGTCACGTTGCACCGTGAACAACGACAGCGGCTGGATCGGTTACGACGCGAGACGAAGCGCGATCGGGAGACGAACACGAACGACCGGGACTAG